A genomic window from Anatilimnocola floriformis includes:
- a CDS encoding DUF4886 domain-containing protein translates to MIRRTALMLLALVSACAISSAQEKPAPKKTVRLFTIGNSFSQDATFFLDDLAAADGNLLIQKGAFVGGSPLELHWTRAQLNEKDPTDKAGQYNGKGLKDLLGEDKYDFVTIQQASIKSHNIDTYQPFATNLRDYVKKHAPNAELLLHETWAYRVDDPRFNVAKPKEGEPKTQKDMYEMLAKSYRTVAGELGVRLIPVGDAFWAADNDAQWGYKPDTKFDPKTAKSPELPDQKHSLHVGRKWSKDAKGETTLGMDGHHSSTAGRYLGACVWYEMLFKTSCVGNKFIAGLDADYARFLQETAHAAAK, encoded by the coding sequence ATGATTCGTCGAACCGCGTTGATGTTGTTGGCATTGGTATCGGCCTGCGCCATAAGCAGCGCCCAAGAGAAACCTGCTCCGAAGAAAACTGTCCGCCTCTTCACGATCGGCAACAGCTTTTCGCAAGATGCGACCTTCTTTCTCGATGACTTGGCCGCAGCGGATGGGAACTTGCTGATTCAAAAGGGGGCCTTTGTCGGCGGCAGTCCGCTGGAACTGCACTGGACTCGCGCTCAGCTGAATGAGAAGGACCCGACCGATAAAGCTGGCCAATACAACGGCAAAGGCTTGAAGGATCTGCTCGGCGAGGACAAGTATGACTTCGTCACGATTCAACAGGCGAGCATCAAAAGCCACAACATCGACACCTATCAGCCGTTTGCGACGAACCTGCGCGACTACGTGAAAAAGCACGCGCCGAATGCGGAACTGCTGCTGCACGAAACCTGGGCTTATCGCGTTGACGATCCGCGCTTCAACGTTGCCAAGCCGAAGGAAGGCGAGCCGAAGACGCAAAAGGACATGTACGAGATGCTCGCCAAATCGTACCGCACCGTCGCCGGTGAGTTGGGCGTGCGATTGATACCTGTTGGCGATGCTTTTTGGGCCGCCGACAACGACGCGCAGTGGGGCTACAAACCCGACACGAAGTTCGATCCCAAGACCGCCAAGTCCCCTGAGCTCCCCGACCAAAAGCACTCACTGCACGTCGGCCGCAAGTGGAGCAAGGATGCCAAGGGCGAAACCACCCTCGGCATGGACGGCCATCACTCGAGCACGGCGGGCCGCTACCTGGGCGCTTGCGTGTGGTACGAGATGCTTTTCAAGACGAGTTGCGTCGGCAATAAGTTCATTGCCGGCCTGGATGCGGATTACGCTCGCTTCTTGCAAGAGACGGCGCATGCTGCCGCAAAATAG
- a CDS encoding DUF1501 domain-containing protein: MNALNYSRRQMLQRVSCGFGMVAFAGLCGEEARANKLVAEKGPLAPKEPHFAARAKRIIFLCMHGGPTHVETFDYKPKLQADDGKPSHKNPNLQYLASRWEFKQRGESGLWVSELFPHVAQHADELCLLNGCLTDNPNHPQALDQLHTGSFQFIRPSVGAWTLYGLGTENQSLPGFVTISPKSGTARQYGSAFLPALYQGTPVGEHGKGISQAVVSNLANPKLTAGEQREQLALVQELNRQALASQQVNPKLEGVIEAYELAFRMQSEFPRVLDTKEETADTLKVYGIDEPATAEFGKQCLLARRFAEAGVRYIEITHGDWDAHGSLQAIMGNNSRATDKPIAGLLADLKQRGLLKDTLVVWGGEFGRTPDDPTRNGRGHNHKGYSMWLCGGGVKGGTAYGRTDDYGYEAIDGRVHTHDLHATMLHLMGLDHERLTYRYGGRDFRLTDVHGRVVKEVLA; encoded by the coding sequence ATGAACGCTCTCAACTATTCTCGTCGTCAAATGCTGCAACGAGTCTCTTGCGGCTTTGGCATGGTCGCGTTTGCTGGCTTGTGCGGTGAGGAAGCCCGCGCGAATAAGCTCGTTGCCGAGAAAGGTCCGCTCGCGCCGAAGGAGCCGCACTTTGCGGCCCGGGCCAAGCGGATCATCTTTTTGTGCATGCATGGCGGGCCGACGCATGTCGAGACGTTTGACTACAAACCCAAGTTGCAAGCCGATGACGGGAAGCCGTCGCACAAGAATCCAAATTTGCAGTATCTGGCGTCGCGGTGGGAGTTCAAACAGCGCGGCGAGAGCGGCTTGTGGGTTAGCGAACTGTTTCCGCATGTGGCTCAGCACGCCGATGAGTTGTGCTTGCTCAACGGCTGTCTGACTGACAATCCGAATCATCCGCAGGCGCTCGATCAGCTCCACACCGGCAGCTTTCAATTCATCCGCCCGAGCGTCGGCGCTTGGACGCTGTACGGCCTAGGCACCGAGAATCAATCGCTGCCGGGCTTCGTGACGATCAGTCCGAAGAGCGGTACCGCGCGGCAGTACGGCAGTGCGTTTCTGCCCGCCCTTTATCAAGGCACGCCGGTCGGCGAGCACGGCAAGGGAATCAGCCAAGCCGTTGTCAGCAACTTGGCCAATCCGAAGTTGACGGCAGGCGAACAGCGCGAGCAACTCGCGCTGGTGCAAGAGCTCAATCGCCAGGCTCTCGCTTCGCAGCAAGTGAATCCGAAGCTCGAAGGAGTCATTGAAGCGTATGAACTCGCCTTTCGGATGCAGAGCGAGTTCCCACGCGTGCTCGATACGAAGGAAGAAACGGCAGACACGCTGAAGGTCTACGGCATCGATGAGCCGGCGACGGCAGAGTTTGGGAAGCAGTGTTTGCTCGCACGGCGGTTTGCCGAAGCGGGCGTGCGGTACATTGAGATCACGCATGGCGACTGGGACGCCCACGGCAGTTTGCAGGCGATCATGGGGAACAACAGCCGCGCGACCGATAAGCCGATTGCTGGTCTGCTGGCCGATCTCAAGCAGCGCGGTTTGCTCAAGGATACGCTCGTCGTGTGGGGTGGCGAGTTCGGCCGCACGCCCGATGATCCGACTCGCAACGGCCGCGGGCACAATCACAAAGGTTATTCGATGTGGCTGTGTGGTGGCGGCGTGAAAGGTGGCACCGCCTACGGCCGGACTGATGATTACGGGTACGAAGCCATCGACGGCCGTGTTCACACGCACGATCTGCACGCGACAATGCTGCATCTGATGGGGCTCGATCACGAACGCCTCACCTATCGCTACGGCGGGCGGGACTTTCGCTTAACCGATGTGCATGGGCGCGTCGTGAAGGAAGTGCTGGCGTGA